The genome window AAGCCTATATGCCTGCATACATGAGGTGAACGGGTACAATACCACTGTACCCGCTCACCTTACGGGCAGTGCAATTTCATAACCAAACATCCATCTCAGTAATGGCTAcgcctctttgtttttttcaccaatCACGTTTTGTTGGATAATAAATTAACCAATCAGTATATTCAGACGTCACTGTCATAAGAGTTTTAGCAACGCCCCTCACCTGGCTTCACGGAAAAACAAGTAATCCTCTGATTCCGTCTATGACAGCTGCTTTTTCTGTCACTGCTTTTCTGGCTGTACAATATTTGCACAATACACAGGTTTTGTGTTTCGTTCCTTTTCAAATCTTCATGATAATAACGCCAGGCTGTCTAAAAGGTGACGTTAGCTGCTCCCTCAGGCAAACTTATCAACCGGTAACAACACCACGGCCAGCTGACGGAAACTGAGCTTGTTAGCCAGCTAGCCGTCGTTTCAGTCGAACTGCCCTTTGTCTTTACAAGCAAGTCTGCTAGCTGGCATTGTTTTTCCTCTTGGTTAGTAGACACCAGCTTTTGCAATTTCACTTTCTTTCGCCTGACAAAAGTTAAGCAAACCAAGATAGGCGGCTTGGGAACCAAGATGTCGAACCGAGTGGTGTGCAGAGAAGCAAGTCACGCCGGGAGCTGGTACTCTGCATCGGGTAACTGTCAACATAGCACCGTCCGTGTTAGCTGTATGCTAGctggcttttcttttcttgattgtctcttttcttttttttttcttttttattatttatatattgcgTTGCCTTCATTATGTTGAGATAAAAAACTGTCGAATGAAACGCTTGTCACAGCAGACGATGACTGTTAATGTAATGAATGTAACGCTAATCCATTTGATGAAAAGTCGACTAGCTTATATTAGCTGCTATTGACTGCCCCTTCTCTGTTATCCCGTTTACTGCACGGTTGATTTAAGCCTATTCAGCACTTCTCCTCAAATGGTCGATGGAAATCTTCCAGAAACACATCAGCTGTTGAGcattttgacaataaaacaaatattctctACATAGCCAAAGCTAACTTGGTTAATTTTGTAGAACTTCCTGGCCTATCTGGTTATAGTAAACGATTCCCCGAAATAGCTACATTTAACTTGAGCTGCTGGTATTGTAGTCTGGTTAGGCTCTTACTCTTTATTTTTGGGAGCAAGATTTTCGCTGCTATGAAACAAAGGACTAAGAAGGGCAGGGCAGAAAATTGAAGGTTCATGTTGCACCCCTTCCCCCATTTCACTATCTGGCTGCTTGTTTATGGACGTTTGACTTCGAAAGCCTGCCTGTTTGTCCATTTTAGGCTTGCGTTATTGCATTGTCTGTAATACCATTATTCGACAGACGTTTCTTGAATATGCTTACAATTAAACAATATTTCCATACAATACATGAAAACATAGATAACATTATCTGCCCACATCACaactgtattttttcatttaaaacaaaacaatgataccgttttgtttgttttttcctgcaGATTTAGGTATATGTTAGTCAGCTATGACTGATTGATGTTGACATAACATAAAAATGGCTTTGGACTACAAGTGGTAGTGTTTGCCAGTAGAGAGTGTTGACAAgcttatatttgttttttaactgggCAAGAACACATTGTGTTAGGCTCTTTGACTAGGACTTCCTTAAGGGTCCAGTATATGATTGCAATGTTCTACATTTTTCCACCAACAATAAAGTAACACTTATAATATATCACACTAACCACTTTTGCCACACTTTTATCCATCAGGGATATTTACAGTGACATATTACTTTGATTCCATGGAGCTATCCCTTTATCTTTACTGTCAATCAAATCctatttttattgtttccaAATGTAGGTTATTAATGCTGTCCTGCTATGTAATTAGTACATGTTTAGTGGTTTGAAATACAACTATTTGTTAATCTTACCTTTTCAGGATCCCAGCTGAATGCACAACTAGAAGGCTGGCTGTCTAAAGCAGAGTCCTCAATCAGACCTGCTAGAGCCATCATAGCACCGTGAGCACACATTGAATACAATCTTAACAAATGTTAAATTCATTcttaaaacaatgtcaaaaataattctTTGATGTCTTCTTTGAATTATACATGCTTTTCTTTGCAGGCATGCAGGGTATACCTACTGTGGTTCTTGTGCAGCATATGCCTACAAGCAGGTTGATCCCTCTGTTACGTAAGTCATTCGGTTTTCATCTCTTATCTccttgcatttaaaaaaggctttgTCTTATATTAAATTTCCCCCAGACGAGTAAACAGATGTGAGTTTAGATAGAAGAAAATATAATGCTGGTGGTGTGGCTTTTGTGAATAGAATGAGTGAGATAAAATCCTGTTGCCCTTCAGTCGTAGGGTGTTCATCCTGGGACCTTCACACCATGTGCCCCTCTCCCGCTGTGCCCTGTCACCTGCAGAGATCTATAGAACACCTCTCTATGACCTGAGAATCGACCAGAAGGGTATTCACCGTTTTCACTCATAAATTTGTGATTGTGACTTTTTTGTCTGTGCGTGTTTGTCGCTCAATTTCAAATTTGAACACATGCTAACAGGTTCATTATATAGGAAGGCATTTTTAAGGTCATGTGAGGAAGTATAGCCACAGTTCAGGTTTGTAAAGTGTAGAATGTAGGCCAGCCTGACTTGAGCAAAGTGCAGACCTTTGGaggtgaattttttttttttcatcatccaGGAAGTCTCCTCACTATCAAGTTAAAGGCTTTCAATAATGAGGTTTTTCTAAGCTAGATTCTTATAGATGCGGTAATTTTAATGAGTGTGCAGCTCCAAACAATGACTTGATCAGTAGACATGGTCGTTATTACATGCAAAAATTAAAGTGACTCACCTCTGTTTTACAGTTTATGCTGACCTCTGGAAAACTGGGTTGTTTGAGCGGATGAGTCTGCAGACAGATGAAGATGAGCACAGTATTGAAATGCACTTGCCTTACACTGCTAAAGCCATGGAGAGGTAATGCATATAGGAGTGGCATTCATTGAAACTAAAGAATCAACACTGCATTTGCAGAGACAAGGATCCGTGGAttgaagttttttaaaaaaagttcctCCGTGGGGTTTTCTTTTAGACAAACAGTTTTTTACATTCAGTGTTTCTCAACAAAACACATTGGGTGTATCTTTGAGCTCTAACAAGtgatttgaatgcatttccttCCTCCTAAATCATTGGCTATACTAAGGCGTCATTTGGGCCATTGTAGGTACAATCAAGAATAATGACGGAGACTTTGAAAAGATATTCCTGTGAATTAGACCCATTTATaggaaaacaacaaactgaTTTAGACAAAATTATTTTGTCTAATAGGAACAAGGCAATGGACTGACGCAAGGATATGACATCTTCCAAACTGTTGCATCTCCTCAATTAGGTGCCGTCCCTGTATACCATCTCAATCTGTAGAGTGATGATGTTGATCCAACTTTGGAAAGTGGAGcaattattttccctttttataatCTCATTTTTCtagttgacttttttttcccccttgcaggattacaaaaaaaggtctaacatttagtattttttattcagaataTCACAATCCTTGTGTGACGTAATAGTTTTTTTGTGCCTACAATTTCCCTAATTGGGTGTCATATTTGCAAAACCAATTTTTAAATCCTGCATTATTTACATCCATGTTAACTTGCCTTCagtcttctttctttttgtcacGTTCGTGTCACCTCTGGATCAGTTGAAACAATGAGACCATTGGCATGAATATGTAGCTCTGTTCATTCTTAACATACTGGCATTCAGAATCACATTGGTTCAGGGACACCTGGAAAGTGTGCTTTGCATAATTGATACAGCCTTTTGTCAGGGTTGGCAGGAGTCAGAGGCATTTTCTTGGTTTAGAAAAAGCAGGAATCAAGTAGAAGGAAATTAACCAAACAAATATTGAAGTCTAATTAAATCCTGTGTTGTTGGCTGATAAGAAACATTAATATAGTAGGTGTTGCATATAGGATACAGAGGTGCAGCAGTATCAGCATATCATGCAGACGATTAGCAGTTActcatttgttttcaataatgGATGAAAAATAAACCTGTATTAATGCAGATTTTATTTCCACCCATGGCCATGGGAGAGAACTTTGACGGTGAGGTGCAGATATAGATAGGTTTCTAATTCAATATTGTGATGTTGCAGCCACAAAGATGACTTTAGCATCGTGCCTGTGCTTGTGGGTGCCCTGAGTGAATCCAAGGAGCAGGAATATGGGAAGCTGCTCAGCAAGTACCTGGCAGACCCTTCCAACCTTTTCATTATCTCATCCGACTTCTGCCACTGGGGTAAGTGCCGGCACATTATAGCACTGGAATATACAttaattttatattattatatgttcTTCTGCAAATAAAGGTGTATGGTTTGTTATTTGAAGATAATTTTGCATAAATGTCATTGCTAAGACATGACTATCCTGAttccaattttatttttttgaaggTCAACGGTTCCGCTACACATACTATGATGAATCTCAAGGAGAGATCTACAGGTCCATTGAGCATCTTGATAAAATGGTAACCACTAAGCCATGTTTCATTCAGATGTGAtgattaataattacattttgaatactttatgTGCGTTTAATGTGACTACTTTCATGTGCATGTTTAATACACAACATGTTCACACAGAAGGTCAGAGAGTACATGTATATAGATTTGTAGATATATATAGATTGTTTTCTCGTGATCATGAAGTGTGTTTTCTTGAACACACAGCATACAGAACAAAAATGATACAGTATTTATCAAAGTAAACAGATATATTGAGAAACATAAttaattaataacaaaacaaatcaaaaagtgactttttttctgtgcGTGTGAAGGGGATGGGCATTATAGAAACGCTGGACCCAATGTCGTTCACCAACTACTTGAAGAAGTACCGGAACACCATCTGTGGGCGGCACCCTATTGGAGTGCTTCTAAATGTAAGTACCACAGAAGAGCATCAATAGACACTAGTTAACATTATGTATGCAATAAGATGGTGTTCAATTGACTGCTGCGCCTCCATGTGACACTTTGTGTTCTTGCATATATGGTAAATAATCAAAACTTAGCTACCACAactaaatgcactttttgattcAACAGGCACTTGATTTTCAACAAAAGACACTGCTCATTGCTACCTAAATGTGTTGATTTGCATGCAGAAACTACAACTGTGTAAACATAAAATACTTGCTTTTAAGACACCAAACTCTTATATAAAGAGTATAGCCTTGCTGCAACATGTAGGAATCCAAATCTTGAAAGGACTGCCGTGTTTATTTACAGTTGCTAATGATTGGACAATACATACATTGGAGGCAGTGCTTTATTGATCATTGTTTTGGCCCTGCAGaactgtaaaataactaaatggTTGTTTATCAAGAGGATGATTCATTATATCCTTATTGCCTGACATGCTAATGTTGCTGTTTTGCAGGCTGTTGCTGAGCTGAGGAAGTCTGGCTTAGACATGAACTTCTCTTTCCTGAACTACGCCCAATCCAGCGAGTGCAGGAATTGGCAGGACAGCTCCGTGAGTTACGCTGCTGGGGCCCTCATCGCTCATTGAGGTCGACTTTTGCAGGGGCCACCGCAGCGTTGTTGCCCTGCCCCCTTACTATCTATCGCCATAACCTGACCCAGATACCCTCCCTCTCACCCCAGACCCCAGTTACACCTTCCCCTTTGCAGGAAGGACCTAGACACTCAAAGCCAATACtgtcttctttctctgtctctccctctcctatCCACCGCCTTTCTCCACCCTCCTCTCAGTTTGAAGTGTGTCTCAGAGCATTTGGTTGGATTATTTTGCTTGAAGTGCAGTTTTGATATCATGTAGGTGAAATTGGTTGGAGGAAATGGGAGAGAGCATAATATTTTGTCTCCGTAAGTGTTGGGAAGAGGAAATTTTACTTGGGTTTggtcctgttttgttttcatcacgAAACGATGGAAGTGAGTTGTAATAATATAATCGTTACATTTTGGCTCTCGATCTGTGCATATGTAATTTGCCTCAAGAaaggaatgaaaataaaacgGCAGATCTTAACGGAGCATATTGCAAGTTTGCCGGATAAGATGAAATGGGTGTTTTGACTGACTGCTACAAGCCACATGCTACACAAGTTGTTAACAAAGGGCTGCACCCACCAAATTCCGCTAAGTCCCCAATgtacaaaaccaaaaacatttattactcttttatcatttttattctgtttctcatattttaatccttttatttttccctaccctttgtatttttattagaCGTGAACGTATTTACTCAAGTAGTGTGTAGATTTGAACAAAAGCAGTGTTGTCAGTTAGGTTCATATACGGTTTGCCCAATAAATTATTGTGTGCAACACTGCTTCCAGATTCCAATTCTATGCCTGTAGCATTATAGATATGTTTTTCAGGGGCCAGACTCCAGTCGTGCTACAGAAATGTGATCTAAGCTGGATATCGTGTAACTCACTCCAACACTGACACCTTTAGTCTCTGTTTACACTGTCACCTTGAATCTCTGTTATTGAACTTTCAGAAGACTCAAgtgtcattttagtttttttgctaAGCTTCTAGAACATGTGTTTTGTTAGAAATAAAATGCCATTCTGTGATAGCTGCAAAACTTCTGCTGTGGCCCGACTAAAGTGCTACAGGACTCGATCTGCTTAAATAGTCGGAAAATGTAAAAGATCTGTTCATTTGGTATTCATTTACAGCTCTTTGGTTATACGTTTCTGATCTGAGAATGCCAAACGTTATTTAGAGTATATAAGTATAAGTCATATAAGAGTCGTCCCTATTTAAAGAATTGCTTTCCAGCATCACTCGGCCAAGGTTggcaaaaaaaagcagtttcaaGATAAGTCATAATGCTTTGCTGCAAGGTTTAAGAACATAACATGGAAAGAAACGCACATTGATCctagataaaaaaataaacatcattaatttacaaaataataacaattattaacaaaaaaatctaatgtttatttcctttttaatgtaatattctCAAATATTTTCATAGATTAACAAACTGCATACATTCTCAATGCAAAAACCTCATGATTCATAGTGGCAGTATAGGCTTTAATGACCATTTGATATTGATATTTGATATCAATCTGACTTACTTTTACTGACGCAGTCCTCTAACAGTTGTTTTCCCTGCACCATAAGAGGCACCCCACTTAGCATTCAGCTACAATGTCTTGTTGAACCAAGTGGGCACAGAACGAAAGATGAAATGCTCAGACTCACTTAACTTCTGACGCTAATTTAAGGGAACCTAGTAAAGCATGACACACTGTGCTATTGTGCCTTTTATCACTGTTGCACATAAATATATAACGTGTATTCTGACTTTTAGTCTTATTTTAGTACGTGTACTTTGAGTTTTTTGTTCTTCCACATGTACCCCTGCCTCGTGCCGAACCATTTTTCCAGCTCACCAGCCTGGCACTCCAGGAGTGTGTGAcctgcccccaccccccatctGTTGGTCTAAAATGGCACCAACTGTTATCTTTATTCTCCAGCAGGGAGTGGTGTTTCTGTTCTCGACCTCACCTCATTCCTGTAGAGACAAAAGGCTGAACCTCAacactgtttattttctgtttatggatatttgttggtttttaaggtatgtttttttgtataatgcttttttttcttgcttacAGAATGGGATCTTACAAGTCACCAACCTAAAATATACTACTTAAGTACTCCCTACATGGAGTTTTTTTGATCTCAGGTTCCACTGACAAAGCATCCCAAAAGGCTCTTCAGATAAGGCCTTGGATTCATGTTACAAAACAAGTAAAATGTACTGAAAATCTGCTCTGGTGTCTTGTTCTTCAAGTATGTACAATACTGACTTGttacatgcattttattttgtattatttctctGAAGTTGCAATGGATTAGTAGCCTCTTCTATTGTTAGGCCTACAGCACGTAGTATGGAACGTTGCTTTGCTTGTAAACTGCCTTTTCAACCTTGTATGGTTGTATGTTTGCAGTGCAGTGCTACATTTAGTACTTCTCATGTAGATATGCACTATGTTTCCAGTGTCCATTTAGTGTGGAGTCGATTAGAAAAGTCACCAGCAGAGGGAGCCAGGTGGTTAAGGGAATagtaaaatgaacacatttcacctccatctcaaaaataaaaaaggaccaGACAGTATTGCATGCTATGTGTATAAATAAGGCACATGTATTTCTCAGCTAAAACTAACCAGGATCAGTTTTATTGACATGAAGCTTTGAAATACAAgtaatttgctttggtataatggtccataaataaacacagcaaGACAAAATAGGAGCAAATaaagaaccttttttttttttttttaaacaaggaGTAATGAAAACAGGAgatataaatattaaagaaaggaaacacaacaacactgaCAATCGATTACGAAATTGATGAGAATGGACTTGATGGCAACGTTGGAGTACATGTGATGGGGCGTGTGGGGCTGAGTTCTTACGGAAATCTACAATCATTAcagtttttgtaaaaataatagaaatcagtgtttattatttatattagtaggataaaaatatatataaaagtcCACAGATGATGCAAAACATTTCCACTCGCTGATGCCTGGTTTCAGTCAGATTTTCACTCAAGGCAATGCTTACATCTACGTAGTGTCACAATTCATATTTACaattcatatttacaaaaacCAGAGTTGCACAATGGATAGAATACTTGTTATGCTAGTTCATATCCTGAATTAAATATCGCACATCCAGTGCAAGATTAGCAGTTTCTACAGCAACTTGCATCGCATTGAGTTTAGCCGTGAAGGAGTCAAGCACACGTGGCTGCAGAGTAGCATTTCTAGACAGAGGTGCAGGTGAGAACTGTGGGCCTTTAGTGTTTAAATAAGTCCACTTCTGATTTGGGTTACTTTCCACCAGTCCACAGCCACAGGAGCCCAAGCCATCACCCATGTGTTCTGTCATGACATCTGCAGGGTGAGTCCAGTGGTGGGCATGAGTGAGATCCATTAAAGAATTCCCACCATCGTGCTCCAGCACTGTGGCCACAGCCTCCAGAGAGCGACAGAATCCCTCCACGCCGAGAAGATACTCCGTCTGTGAGCAGCCTAGCGCCGGTACTGTCTCTGTGATTTCAGTCATGCTCTGAGATaaaaaagatattcattttaagacatgttttaaatcagAACACAGTGGCAATTGTTGAATCAATTAAATACAAGTTTGGTCTCACCTTGTGTCTGATGTAAGCAGCTAAGTGGGTCTCTGTACACCCACCCCCAAGTAAAGCAGATGGTTCCCTGAGAGTGAGCCTCAGCACATGCTCTGTTTTCTGGCACACCACCTTTAACAGACGTATACATTTACAGTTCATTGGTTAAACTTGCTTCATATTAAtagacatgttttcttttaaattgaaatgctTTCTTAcaattttttgtctttttctgaattattgaGTTACACTTTATTGTAATCTTTATGTCTTAAGCAAATGGCAGTGTAATCATCCAGTGTTTTTAGTTTATTCTTCTTTCCActctttcttttcagtttttttccaacagtattttgcattttattgttgtGGATTATGTGGTTGCTGTGAAGCACTGTAATGATGTAATGATGGTTTTGATAAGAGTTATACAAacaaattgtattgttattacCATATTATTATTCCCAGCCAATGTTGTAAATGCAATtattatctgtttttaaattacCCTATAAAAAGATAATCTGTGCTCCTCGTTGATGGATGCTTTTCACAATAGTGCTTCAGAATAAATCAATCCCTCCCCCTGGCTGTGGTAGGGAAAACCTCCACATCAATGCGCTTTATAAGGCTGTATTGGAAAAATTATATTTTGCTTTATGGAATAATATCTTGAGGAGATTGCAAGTCTCAGTGGGAGTGAGATCCATCTGATGTTAAGAGTAATGCAACAGGTAGTTGGTTTGCCATTCTTGTGCATTGATCACCGAaaagttctctctctctgtgcaatCCATACTCCTCACTGTATCTTACTTTCAGCTCACTCAGCATGGTCTCATTCCTGTGGCAGAGGATCATTGTGCAGATTGCAGACTCTCCAGGAGGATGTAAATGCAGCATTTTCTTGGATCCAAATGTCCTGATATTGAGATCCCTCACCACTCCGTAGGCCTTTGCTGGGATGGTGGTGTGCAATGTGGCCACGGGTTGAGCCCCTGTTGGTTAAAGTGGACGGAAATTAAAGAGGACCTCATACAGTGAAAGTAACAGTAGAATATATAACTGCCATGACAGTATACTTTACATAAGTTCATCCACAGTGTCACACCTGAAAGAATGCAGGAATCTCAAAAAATTAAGTAGGAACTGTATcttatataaaataatgcatCGACTTGTTCAAGTGCAAAATTAAAGCCCCCCTCTACTGAAAATACATTATGAATATAAATGCGTTTTTCTAAAAATAGTTTCAGTTCTAAAAATGTTATTCCTTTTATATAAAGTAAGCCACCTACCTGTGAGCTGAGTAAGGGGCTCCATGAGAGTGATTcccactctctctatcactatGATACCATGACTCCTCAGATATTGCTGCAGAACTGGGTGAATGACCTTCTGGCACACGAAGAGCTTCACCTCATCTTTAACCACCTGTTTGCCAAGCTCCAGGAGCTGATCCAGTATCTGTGAGTCTGTGTCTACACCTGAAGGCACCTCGATTATCCCAACTCCTAGTTCAGAAAGGTCCCCAGCAAGGGAAGCACTGAACAGCACCATGCGCAATGCATCTGAAGGCAGGTTCTTTACTTTATCGATAGTAAAGACATCAGGCATGTCCAGCAATAAACCTGGAAACACTGCAGAGTTTAGCACACCATGGCCTTCAACAGACATAGTCACTACTTTGCCAAGACTGACTATACCTGGGCTGTTACAGGGAACAGTCAGCAAAAAAGCTCGTACAGCTAACTTGCTGATGTAAAGGGTCTCTGGCTCTGTTAGCACACATGTTGGTTTGCTAGAGATAACACTGCGTGCTAATGTGATCAAGTTCTGGCTGCTGCAGAAGTCGAGCTTCACTTTACAACCACAGTCTTCTCCTTGTAGGTAAGTGGTGCACAGACCCAGCAAGTGCTTGTTCACTCTGATGGCCACATTTCCTCTGAGACCAGACTGTTGTGCTTGCTCAATAAGAGACAAACAAAGAATGGCAGCGAACAAACCACAGTCACTGAAACGAGAAACGTGGTTAAGAATTGAGGTTTTTATCAGATTGATAAAAGGCTGTGAGGAGGAAATGGCTGGAAGGAGAACGGAGGAGGTTGAAGTGGTAACTACGTGCCCTTCAATGTTGTTGTGGACTTGCTTTAGTCTACCTGTCGGACCAAAACAAGATTTCAGGAGCTGCCTCAGAAAATTAAGCTTGTTACAAATATCAGCGTTGTCCAGAGGTAAATCGGtacagagagatggagattTCTTGGCGAGTCGAGACATCACTTAGCAGCAACGTCTCAGTCAAAAGCAGCCTAACGTTATGAACATCCTCGACAACGTAATGCTGCTTCCGTGTTAATCACCTTTGCTTGCCAAGATTCGGTATGCTACGCTATTTGTATCGCCTGACACTAACTAAACATATTTCTGATATACCCTCTATTTATAGTACTCCAAAGCAATCTAAATGTTTAGTGCATGTAACAACGAgtttaatatgtaaaaatattaatattcagATACAACTTTGACAACAAATAATCTAAAGGTTCATACAGGCCCTCGCAATACGCAAATCGTTTCCATGGTAGCGCACACAGCGTGGGGTCCTAGAAGGGTCCTAGTCGCATTCTCTTTTCAGTTTGGAATTTTTTTAAACCGCAGAAAAAAACTTAACTCATATTTACACTAAACTACTTTGTTCAATAAAAATAGTCGCCTAACTACCTCACTTACATTTCACCAAAAGGAAAGCTCCAAGTCCGACTGGTATACAATAGTTGGACTACAAACTATGATGTGACGTCATCATCGTTTGACAAACATTCAAAGCTGTTGGCGGTATGAAAAGGATCTTTTCCTAATTTTGATTAACTAACACAATGTATTACCaaccaaatgtgttttattccacATTGTTCGTTGCATTACCTTGACACTTTGCAATATCATAGGGTTTGAACCATCAAGGTGTTGCTTAGTAACGTAAACTGAATGGTCTTGTATTCTAGCTGTATAGGATAGTTCGGAGTTAATGAACCGAATAGATCATTACGTTTCGATGGCACTAACTAACCCTGCAACTCCcaactttattttagataaaTTGGACGAAACCACGTATTTGTAGTCTAATTCATTCGAAAAATGAAGGTAAAGATGTTTACCAGCAGTGTTAGCTAATAGGCCTAATCGTTTCCATCAAAACAAGTATATTTCTGGGGATTTCCTTTCTGGAAAGaggtttatttaatatttggtGAATTGTTTG of Eleginops maclovinus isolate JMC-PN-2008 ecotype Puerto Natales chromosome 22, JC_Emac_rtc_rv5, whole genome shotgun sequence contains these proteins:
- the memo1 gene encoding protein MEMO1, yielding MSNRVVCREASHAGSWYSASGSQLNAQLEGWLSKAESSIRPARAIIAPHAGYTYCGSCAAYAYKQVDPSVTRRVFILGPSHHVPLSRCALSPAEIYRTPLYDLRIDQKVYADLWKTGLFERMSLQTDEDEHSIEMHLPYTAKAMESHKDDFSIVPVLVGALSESKEQEYGKLLSKYLADPSNLFIISSDFCHWGQRFRYTYYDESQGEIYRSIEHLDKMGMGIIETLDPMSFTNYLKKYRNTICGRHPIGVLLNAVAELRKSGLDMNFSFLNYAQSSECRNWQDSSVSYAAGALIAH
- the mkks gene encoding McKusick-Kaufman/Bardet-Biedl syndromes putative chaperonin, whose protein sequence is MSRLAKKSPSLCTDLPLDNADICNKLNFLRQLLKSCFGPTGRLKQVHNNIEGHVVTTSTSSVLLPAISSSQPFINLIKTSILNHVSRFSDCGLFAAILCLSLIEQAQQSGLRGNVAIRVNKHLLGLCTTYLQGEDCGCKVKLDFCSSQNLITLARSVISSKPTCVLTEPETLYISKLAVRAFLLTVPCNSPGIVSLGKVVTMSVEGHGVLNSAVFPGLLLDMPDVFTIDKVKNLPSDALRMVLFSASLAGDLSELGVGIIEVPSGVDTDSQILDQLLELGKQVVKDEVKLFVCQKVIHPVLQQYLRSHGIIVIERVGITLMEPLTQLTGAQPVATLHTTIPAKAYGVVRDLNIRTFGSKKMLHLHPPGESAICTMILCHRNETMLSELKVVCQKTEHVLRLTLREPSALLGGGCTETHLAAYIRHKSMTEITETVPALGCSQTEYLLGVEGFCRSLEAVATVLEHDGGNSLMDLTHAHHWTHPADVMTEHMGDGLGSCGCGLVESNPNQKWTYLNTKGPQFSPAPLSRNATLQPRVLDSFTAKLNAMQVAVETANLALDVRYLIQDMN